A single region of the Acetivibrio cellulolyticus CD2 genome encodes:
- a CDS encoding leucine-rich repeat domain-containing protein yields the protein MISKKRKLICIMLSALLVNTLMFSFFYSQPVETKAAVLQLPVPTPGKISVAFTMAAKTPVPTRPEPTTFPDNPAVNDELTDSTTIYFPDYVLEKCIRYATGKFTGDIYYGDVKNLESLEVDSAFDFEGIQFLTSLKKLTAKSIEESYSLDLSAISSLKQLEYLDLNYYVTTSSDLICLEGLDNLTELNLNAYKIRDLSHLSNLSNLQILKLNNGPDIKMKPLCGLEKLHTLIVYSNLLTNLNNYSELSASNLSTLEILSGNLNDISGISNIKSLTKLTLISNINLSDISAIGNLTNLSYLNLCNNNIVDTTPIGNLTNLSELYLYENNISDVSSFASLTNLSTLYLHNNNIVDVSSLSNLTKLSDLTIDNNKIVDIAPLCNLKLGCIDFSFNNIVDISPISKVTNIYSVNLNNNNIVDISPLSNLTMLYTLNLSNNLITDITPLGNLNSVSHLNLINNPITDVSALGNMSRVFQLWLSKTKVTDVSALSKCPNLKYLYLSDIPELDRTTLDSFASDVSVYLDNYIAPTPTPHYYPIKVFAPKKPVFDMGDVNVDGKVNSVDFGFMRMCLLGMIQELPCNQFSDGPLGDVNVDGAFNAIDFAKMKQYLSGKINQF from the coding sequence ATGATTTCAAAAAAAAGAAAACTAATCTGTATTATGCTTTCAGCTTTACTAGTGAACACATTGATGTTCTCCTTTTTCTATTCACAACCAGTTGAGACAAAAGCTGCGGTTTTACAATTACCCGTACCTACTCCGGGTAAAATAAGCGTTGCATTTACAATGGCTGCTAAAACACCTGTGCCTACTAGGCCTGAACCTACTACTTTCCCTGATAATCCTGCGGTTAATGATGAACTGACCGATAGCACAACCATTTATTTCCCAGATTATGTTTTAGAAAAATGTATTAGATATGCAACAGGAAAATTCACTGGCGATATTTATTACGGAGATGTGAAAAATCTGGAATCTCTAGAAGTAGATTCTGCATTTGACTTTGAAGGTATTCAATTTCTAACAAGCCTAAAAAAACTGACAGCTAAGAGCATAGAGGAGAGTTATTCGTTAGATCTAAGTGCAATAAGCAGCTTAAAACAGCTTGAGTATTTAGATCTGAACTATTATGTTACTACATCTTCCGACTTAATCTGTTTAGAGGGGCTTGACAATTTAACCGAACTAAATTTAAATGCTTATAAAATCAGAGACCTTAGTCATCTAAGCAACTTATCCAATCTCCAAATATTAAAGCTAAATAATGGACCAGATATTAAAATGAAGCCATTATGCGGTTTAGAAAAACTACATACTCTGATTGTATATTCCAATTTACTCACTAATTTGAACAATTATTCAGAATTAAGCGCTTCAAATCTCTCTACTCTTGAGATACTATCGGGCAATTTAAACGATATTAGCGGTATTTCCAATATAAAAAGCTTAACAAAGCTAACTCTTATTTCCAACATAAATTTAAGTGATATAAGTGCAATAGGCAACCTTACCAACCTTTCTTATCTTAATCTTTGTAATAACAATATTGTTGACACAACTCCTATAGGTAACTTAACCAATCTTTCTGAACTTTATTTATATGAAAACAATATCTCTGATGTAAGTTCTTTTGCTAGTTTGACCAATCTTTCTACACTTTATTTACACAATAATAATATAGTTGATGTAAGTTCTTTAAGTAACTTAACCAAACTTTCCGACCTGACTATTGACAATAACAAAATTGTTGATATAGCTCCTCTATGCAACTTAAAACTAGGCTGTATAGACTTTTCTTTCAACAATATTGTTGATATAAGTCCGATAAGTAAGGTTACTAATATTTATTCAGTCAATTTGAATAATAACAATATAGTTGATATAAGTCCTTTAAGTAATCTGACAATGCTTTATACTCTTAACTTAAGCAACAACTTAATAACTGATATAACTCCTTTAGGTAATTTGAATAGTGTATCTCATCTTAATCTGATTAACAACCCTATAACCGATGTAAGCGCTTTAGGTAATATGTCAAGAGTTTTTCAACTTTGGTTATCCAAAACCAAGGTAACTGATGTAAGTGCATTAAGTAAATGTCCTAATCTTAAATACCTTTACTTATCTGACATCCCCGAACTTGATAGAACCACACTCGATTCGTTTGCTTCAGATGTTTCTGTCTACCTTGATAACTACATAGCCCCAACACCAACGCCACATTATTATCCAATAAAAGTTTTTGCACCTAAGAAGCCTGTTTTTGATATGGGCGATGTAAATGTAGATGGTAAGGTTAATTCCGTTGACTTTGGATTTATGAGAATGTGTCTGCTTGGAATGATACAGGAGTTACCTTGTAACCAGTTTTCCGATGGACCATTGGGAGATGTAAATGTTGATGGTGCATTTAATGCTATAGACTTTGCCAAAATGAAACAATACCTTTCAGGTAAAATAAATCAGTTCTGA
- a CDS encoding SDR family NAD(P)-dependent oxidoreductase produces MNKKKLAVELEGKTVLITGASSGIGEHLAYMLADMNVHIILVARREEKLLAIKNDIEKKTARVSIFCADLRKAEDMEALL; encoded by the coding sequence ATGAATAAAAAGAAGTTGGCAGTTGAACTCGAGGGAAAAACTGTTCTCATAACTGGAGCAAGTTCCGGTATAGGAGAACACTTGGCATATATGCTGGCTGATATGAATGTCCATATTATTTTGGTTGCTAGAAGAGAGGAAAAGCTTTTGGCAATAAAAAATGATATAGAAAAGAAAACTGCCAGAGTAAGCATTTTTTGTGCAGATCTGAGAAAAGCGGAAGATATGGAGGCACTTTTATGA
- a CDS encoding MATE family efflux transporter, producing the protein MSNKLGTDLTTGSIPKHLLSFSLPMLLGNLMQVGYNLVNTIWLGNIAGKDAVGASGVSFPIVFILLGIAVGISMATTILVSQYYGSKDYKMVEKVVNNSFSISLILGIFFTIAGILCSDILLRLMGTPPEIFSLASSYLKITIASFVFMYLGNLITSILRGIGDTKTPLIFMAIGLVINAILDPLFIIGVGPIPKLGLNGAAYASFISQLIATLMGMIYLNKQNHIVSFRFKKLILEKDLTLLILKIGFPSVVQQCLVSIGSAFVTTFVNKFGPSAIDAFSAVGRVDSIAFLPAMSMSVAAATLTGQNLGAGKPERIKDIFKWGVIMTSVITLTISLFVVLFPRLILTTFGFGKEPVVMDIGITYLRMVGSSYILFAIMFISNGIINGAGHTMKTMIFSLVSLWVVRVPLAWILSSTSLGLRGIWISMIASFLVTMVISFAYYNSGKWKKPVVKHNTTAPIPEFD; encoded by the coding sequence ATGAGCAACAAATTGGGTACAGACTTAACAACCGGAAGTATACCCAAACATCTTCTGTCTTTTTCACTTCCTATGCTGCTGGGAAATTTGATGCAGGTAGGCTACAATTTAGTGAATACGATTTGGTTAGGGAATATTGCGGGAAAAGATGCTGTAGGAGCATCAGGAGTAAGCTTTCCTATTGTATTTATACTTCTAGGAATTGCAGTGGGAATCAGCATGGCAACCACTATTCTGGTTTCACAATATTATGGATCAAAGGATTATAAAATGGTAGAGAAAGTTGTAAATAACTCATTCTCCATATCTTTAATCTTAGGTATCTTTTTTACAATTGCAGGGATATTATGCAGTGATATACTTCTAAGACTTATGGGTACTCCACCAGAAATTTTCTCACTTGCTTCAAGCTATCTGAAAATAACTATTGCGAGTTTCGTTTTCATGTACCTGGGAAACTTAATTACCTCCATCCTCCGTGGAATTGGCGATACCAAAACTCCCCTAATATTTATGGCTATTGGGTTAGTAATAAATGCTATACTTGATCCTTTGTTTATTATCGGCGTAGGTCCGATTCCCAAGCTTGGGCTAAACGGCGCTGCTTATGCTTCTTTTATTTCACAACTCATTGCAACATTAATGGGAATGATATACTTAAACAAGCAAAACCATATTGTTTCTTTCCGCTTTAAGAAACTAATCCTAGAAAAGGATTTGACACTGCTTATTCTAAAAATAGGATTCCCATCTGTTGTTCAACAGTGTTTGGTTTCCATTGGTTCTGCGTTCGTTACAACTTTTGTAAACAAGTTTGGTCCATCGGCGATTGATGCCTTTAGTGCAGTTGGAAGAGTAGATTCAATTGCCTTCTTGCCCGCCATGTCCATGAGTGTGGCCGCCGCAACATTGACAGGCCAAAACCTTGGCGCTGGAAAACCCGAAAGAATAAAAGATATATTCAAATGGGGTGTGATCATGACTTCAGTTATCACTCTCACTATTTCACTGTTTGTTGTGTTATTCCCGAGATTGATCCTTACAACCTTTGGATTTGGCAAAGAACCTGTTGTAATGGATATTGGAATTACATATTTGAGAATGGTAGGTTCATCCTATATCCTGTTTGCTATTATGTTCATATCCAACGGAATTATCAATGGTGCAGGACATACTATGAAAACTATGATATTTTCTCTTGTATCCCTGTGGGTTGTCAGAGTCCCTCTAGCATGGATTTTATCGAGTACATCATTAGGTTTAAGGGGTATATGGATTTCTATGATAGCAAGCTTTCTTGTCACTATGGTTATCAGTTTTGCTTATTATAATTCTGGGAAATGGAAAAAACCAGTGGTCAAACACAATACCACCGCTCCTATCCCTGAATTCGATTAG
- a CDS encoding DUF6709 family protein has product MVNGFIISNVKRTNRNLLITNTVLILFVVSTLLLSWRYFYNVINGPFEVSNNKLLSISDLSQELEYYITVKGYEVIYSGLSYVEKSQDGSENSSIKYDYLLLKVDSKMLVVQTRPTTDQTLVYSGALLKMPDEIDGQLIEIAKKQGISPDEYRQKFLPYILDTVDFKADGYILLSLIILCFILSTVNLTKFFIRVMNNRFHPIHRALSYYGNSDLLEKEINEEIKNNVKAYSDKVIITKSWLFIKTLYKLKVANINDIVWIHKDSFSINGILIPERGIHIYLKNGKKYYAPMKRELINEMFIYLQEWCPWCIFGYSNEIKNKWNKNRKDLVNFVEEIRCQYR; this is encoded by the coding sequence ATGGTCAATGGTTTTATTATTTCAAATGTAAAGCGTACTAATCGAAATTTATTAATAACAAACACGGTGCTAATATTGTTTGTTGTGTCTACACTACTCTTATCTTGGCGGTATTTTTACAATGTTATCAATGGCCCATTTGAAGTCAGTAATAATAAGTTATTATCAATATCGGATTTGTCGCAGGAACTGGAGTATTATATAACGGTTAAGGGTTATGAAGTAATATATAGTGGGTTGTCGTATGTTGAAAAAAGTCAGGATGGTTCTGAAAATTCTAGTATCAAATATGATTATTTATTGCTAAAAGTAGATAGTAAAATGTTGGTTGTACAAACACGACCGACTACAGATCAAACTCTGGTATATTCTGGAGCATTATTGAAAATGCCTGATGAAATAGATGGGCAACTCATTGAGATTGCAAAAAAGCAAGGAATATCTCCTGATGAATATAGACAAAAGTTTTTGCCATATATTCTTGACACTGTAGACTTTAAAGCTGATGGCTATATTTTGCTTAGCTTAATTATTTTATGTTTCATTTTGAGCACAGTAAACCTTACAAAGTTTTTTATTAGGGTAATGAATAATCGTTTTCATCCAATACATAGAGCATTGTCATACTATGGCAATTCGGATTTGTTAGAAAAAGAAATTAATGAAGAGATAAAGAATAATGTAAAAGCATATAGTGATAAAGTAATCATAACGAAATCTTGGCTATTTATTAAAACATTATATAAATTGAAAGTTGCAAATATAAATGATATAGTATGGATACATAAAGATTCGTTTTCCATAAATGGAATTTTGATACCCGAAAGAGGAATTCATATATATCTCAAAAACGGGAAAAAATACTATGCGCCGATGAAACGTGAGCTTATAAATGAAATGTTTATATACTTGCAAGAATGGTGTCCATGGTGTATCTTTGGGTACTCTAATGAGATAAAAAATAAGTGGAATAAAAACCGAAAAGATTTAGTTAATTTTGTTGAAGAAATAAGATGTCAATATAGATGA
- a CDS encoding carboxylesterase/lipase family protein — MRKVLSAFLVIIMCFITITSTAFPSDLTSSNEPESLLAPLVKTPDPIDSLEHLIDCIKDLPESSFTGKNAAHHKKLLINELDKITKHIENGNYFYTINKLSFDIRKKIITYINANQQQLILESLNTTIASLENAFRTTVKTSFGKVAGVETINDSWAWMGIPYAKPPVGELRWKAPQDPEPWKKVRYSTYDFTRCTQPALDNQWNPLNDVIGSEDCLYLNVFRPKTNEKNLPVCVWIHGGGHVFSGAEQYDATKLASKSNMIVVVIQFRIGPLGWFYNPSLNPNGTAEDNSGNYGTLDQIKALNWVKQNIKEFGGNADNVTVAGESTGGYHALNLMISPLAKGLFNKIIASGASGVNYPLSTGIERSNSAIDNLLVADGTCTDLASAAKYRADMTNEQISTYLRSKTDKEIERSVMDQYGSITTVAPFADGAVLPDTQASVFESGAYNKVPVILGSDKDEMRPFLPSWLGFVPTSSGYTWYNVYNAIGVKEPKITLDELMPTDSDRQLYDACGKYPSMYWKASTVDSVARILKNNQDDVYCYVFNWGGIGSGTEPFDFLIGSGHAFELSFFFGWDTDTWGNVSFSQENEPGRKDLQNAIMSYIASFIKSGNPNNNIDNLPEWTKWSNDKGPKSIVFEADFEKAKISMMEEEYKKEEILNEVESLPEAVRNLVKILLW, encoded by the coding sequence ATGAGAAAAGTATTATCAGCGTTTCTAGTAATAATTATGTGTTTTATCACTATTACAAGTACAGCATTTCCTAGTGATCTAACTTCTTCTAATGAGCCTGAAAGCCTATTAGCACCATTGGTTAAAACACCTGATCCAATTGATTCCTTAGAGCATCTTATTGACTGTATTAAAGACTTACCCGAGTCCTCATTTACGGGAAAAAATGCAGCACACCACAAAAAATTACTCATAAATGAACTAGACAAAATTACAAAACATATTGAAAACGGCAATTATTTTTATACAATTAACAAACTTAGTTTCGATATACGAAAAAAAATCATAACTTACATAAATGCAAATCAACAGCAACTAATATTAGAATCTCTTAACACTACAATAGCCTCATTGGAAAATGCTTTTAGAACAACAGTTAAAACCTCCTTCGGAAAAGTTGCAGGAGTAGAAACAATCAACGACAGTTGGGCTTGGATGGGTATACCCTATGCTAAGCCTCCTGTAGGAGAACTTAGGTGGAAAGCTCCTCAAGATCCCGAACCATGGAAAAAGGTACGATATTCTACATATGACTTCACGCGATGTACTCAACCTGCTCTTGATAATCAATGGAATCCGTTAAATGATGTTATAGGTTCAGAAGATTGTCTTTATTTAAACGTGTTCCGACCAAAAACAAATGAAAAAAATCTGCCTGTCTGTGTTTGGATACATGGAGGAGGTCATGTATTTAGCGGTGCGGAACAATATGACGCAACAAAACTTGCAAGCAAGTCCAACATGATTGTTGTTGTAATTCAGTTCAGGATAGGACCTTTAGGCTGGTTTTATAATCCTTCACTAAACCCCAATGGCACAGCTGAAGACAACTCAGGCAACTATGGCACACTTGATCAGATTAAAGCCCTCAATTGGGTAAAACAAAATATCAAAGAATTTGGCGGTAATGCGGACAATGTAACCGTCGCCGGAGAATCAACCGGAGGATATCATGCTTTAAACCTAATGATTTCACCTCTTGCTAAAGGTCTATTCAATAAGATAATAGCATCAGGAGCAAGCGGCGTAAATTACCCTCTTTCAACAGGTATTGAAAGGTCAAATTCAGCTATAGACAACCTTCTCGTGGCAGACGGAACCTGTACTGATTTGGCTTCCGCTGCAAAGTATAGAGCAGATATGACTAATGAACAAATATCAACTTATTTGAGAAGTAAAACAGATAAAGAAATAGAGCGCTCAGTCATGGATCAATACGGTTCAATTACCACTGTAGCTCCATTTGCAGACGGAGCTGTGTTGCCAGACACCCAAGCCTCGGTATTTGAATCAGGTGCTTATAACAAAGTACCCGTTATACTTGGCAGCGACAAGGATGAGATGAGACCATTCCTCCCATCCTGGCTCGGTTTTGTTCCAACTTCCAGCGGATACACTTGGTATAATGTTTATAACGCTATTGGCGTTAAAGAACCTAAAATAACACTTGATGAATTAATGCCAACCGACTCGGATAGACAATTGTATGATGCTTGCGGAAAATATCCTTCTATGTATTGGAAAGCTTCAACAGTAGATTCTGTGGCGAGAATTTTAAAGAATAACCAGGATGATGTTTACTGTTATGTTTTCAATTGGGGTGGTATAGGTTCCGGTACTGAGCCTTTTGACTTTTTGATTGGCAGCGGACATGCCTTTGAATTATCATTCTTCTTTGGTTGGGATACCGATACATGGGGCAATGTATCATTTTCACAAGAAAACGAACCGGGAAGAAAAGATCTTCAGAACGCTATAATGTCCTACATAGCTTCTTTTATCAAGTCCGGGAATCCTAACAATAATATCGATAATCTTCCTGAATGGACAAAATGGTCAAATGATAAAGGTCCTAAGAGCATAGTATTTGAAGCAGATTTCGAAAAAGCTAAAATCAGTATGATGGAAGAAGAATATAAAAAAGAGGAAATACTAAACGAGGTTGAATCACTTCCCGAAGCTGTACGGAATCTTGTCAAAATTTTATTATGGTAA
- a CDS encoding acyl-[acyl-carrier-protein] thioesterase, translating to MESEWIYKKKYHIELSNVDFTKALKLSALFNCFQDIASEAVESLGIGINTLEQEFGVAWILIRIRVDIVRTPVWNEDIWIETWHQESKKLEFERDFIVRDSNGSIIASAVSTWVIVDIKTREIRKTELIAFNNFQNIKERAIDCKLGKVKPFGQKEVVYKKVIGYSDIDFNGHINNSRYIDYIMDCFSVDNHMKYCVKTMEINYVNEALYGDSIILNKDISALNSNMLYIEGISEKNGKIIFKSQVEVGAK from the coding sequence ATGGAATCTGAATGGATATATAAAAAGAAATACCATATTGAATTAAGTAATGTTGATTTTACGAAAGCGTTAAAATTGAGTGCATTGTTTAATTGTTTCCAGGATATTGCAAGCGAGGCTGTTGAAAGCCTTGGTATTGGAATTAATACATTAGAACAGGAATTTGGCGTTGCATGGATACTAATTCGTATTAGAGTGGACATTGTTAGAACTCCTGTATGGAATGAGGATATTTGGATTGAAACATGGCATCAAGAATCTAAAAAATTAGAATTTGAGAGAGACTTCATTGTACGAGATTCCAATGGAAGCATAATTGCATCCGCTGTTTCCACATGGGTTATTGTTGATATTAAAACAAGAGAAATTAGAAAAACTGAGTTAATTGCTTTTAATAATTTTCAAAACATAAAGGAGAGAGCAATAGACTGTAAATTAGGGAAAGTAAAACCTTTTGGACAGAAGGAAGTTGTATATAAAAAAGTAATAGGGTATAGTGATATTGACTTCAATGGGCATATTAACAATTCCAGGTACATTGATTATATTATGGATTGTTTTAGTGTGGATAATCATATGAAATATTGTGTTAAGACTATGGAAATTAATTATGTAAACGAGGCGCTATATGGAGATAGTATTATTCTTAATAAAGATATATCTGCTTTAAACTCAAATATGCTATACATTGAAGGTATTAGTGAAAAGAATGGTAAAATAATTTTTAAATCTCAAGTAGAGGTCGGAGCAAAATAA
- a CDS encoding sugar-binding protein: MKHTFTTHFLLVVILLGLLTTPVYSKDSTGVNYESVQVSKVPQIDGLGNDSCWEQAKWADINYLWLGQQPEANDFSGRYKIVWSKERLYFLIEIVDDVLSDTHDEPLVDYYKDDTLEIFLDEDNSGGDHKYNYNAIAYHIAMDYNAVDLSTSGAPKLYNDHLNIKRTKNDDTYTWEIELKVFDDKYDETAVSNQPVDLNAGKVLGFGIAYCDNDGGEDRESFIGSFDIPGNDKNLAWQNADVFSSLKLTSGKNITQRYYVDKTYYFVNDEKKQMDVAPLIKDGRTFIPIRYVTDSIGAKIEWNAKDQKISITHGEKEVKLWVGKSYADINNESKLIDPSNKNIYPFIVNGRTFLPLRFVSENLGLTVEWDSESKEITVY, from the coding sequence ATGAAACATACTTTTACAACACATTTTTTATTAGTGGTAATACTTTTGGGTTTGCTAACGACTCCCGTATATTCAAAGGACTCAACCGGAGTTAACTATGAATCTGTTCAAGTTTCCAAAGTTCCTCAAATTGATGGTTTGGGCAATGACAGCTGCTGGGAACAAGCCAAATGGGCAGATATAAACTATTTATGGCTTGGTCAACAACCAGAGGCAAATGACTTCAGCGGGCGGTACAAGATTGTATGGTCAAAAGAAAGACTCTATTTCCTCATTGAGATTGTTGACGATGTTTTGTCGGACACTCATGATGAACCCTTAGTTGATTACTACAAGGATGATACATTGGAAATATTTTTAGATGAAGATAACTCAGGCGGAGATCACAAATATAACTATAATGCTATAGCATACCATATTGCAATGGACTATAATGCAGTTGACTTAAGTACAAGCGGTGCCCCAAAACTTTATAACGACCATTTGAATATAAAAAGAACAAAGAATGATGATACATATACATGGGAAATAGAGCTAAAAGTGTTTGATGATAAATATGATGAAACCGCCGTTTCCAATCAACCTGTGGATCTAAATGCTGGCAAAGTGTTGGGATTTGGGATAGCCTATTGCGATAATGATGGCGGAGAAGACCGTGAAAGCTTTATAGGCTCTTTTGACATTCCTGGAAATGATAAAAATCTTGCATGGCAGAATGCCGATGTATTTTCTTCTCTTAAATTGACATCTGGCAAAAATATTACTCAACGCTACTATGTTGATAAAACCTATTATTTTGTTAATGATGAAAAAAAACAAATGGATGTTGCCCCATTGATAAAGGATGGTAGGACCTTTATTCCCATCAGATATGTTACTGATTCAATCGGTGCCAAAATTGAATGGAATGCAAAAGATCAAAAAATATCAATTACTCATGGGGAAAAAGAAGTTAAGCTGTGGGTTGGCAAGAGCTATGCTGACATAAATAATGAATCTAAGCTCATAGATCCCTCTAACAAAAATATATATCCATTCATTGTTAATGGGCGAACTTTTCTTCCGTTAAGGTTTGTAAGTGAAAACTTGGGGCTGACTGTGGAATGGGACTCGGAAAGTAAAGAAATCACGGTTTATTGA
- a CDS encoding phosphate ABC transporter substrate-binding/OmpA family protein → MEGKRIKWGNIIIVLLIIAAGIAAFNYRGSGSNGGIFGFFSNGDKDKKGDQSLNSDQSDNNDNQKDNSKGNGNNVDSSSSDFIMGLDSWIGGTPILVGLSREYNRDYSLSMDVKYIPSDNDRIEALNKGEIQATEMSLPAFMKFQAKYPDAGVIVGITDFSRGADGIVAKAEVKDLNDMEGRKVSFVADGTGKFILNKFLRLVGLRYQDIEPIEREDMSQVIEDLKSGNADLIVSWSPDMNIAVNEINAANPGSVKVLITTKEVPDLVPTMLVVNKDYAQNNAGKVESFIKTWYAASKYVIEKPDKAYEKLAELMTEKGEYGEVAKKDVEASFKDIKLMSLNDNLSYFGVNGNENKLDGIINDTVETWKRYGDIDLNFNLSQEVSSKGYLGNVKNSEGIEELLVGAVDSEISGSASQAEEKKKEFKQQDAQSIEKNTERVAKVDIPPVYYDSGKATVKAESIAVLNQVKEMLSQFPEYYLIIDAHTDTVGNNENNLKLSKDRADEVKKYLVQKGVDEKRIIARGWGEDRPIVPKESTEGDKAKNRRTEFILTREIG, encoded by the coding sequence ATGGAGGGCAAACGAATAAAGTGGGGTAATATCATTATAGTTTTACTTATAATTGCTGCGGGGATTGCTGCTTTTAACTATAGAGGAAGCGGTTCAAACGGAGGTATCTTTGGGTTCTTCTCAAATGGCGATAAAGACAAAAAGGGCGATCAAAGCCTTAATAGCGATCAAAGTGACAATAATGATAACCAGAAAGATAATTCTAAAGGCAATGGAAATAACGTTGACTCTTCAAGCAGTGACTTTATTATGGGGTTGGACAGTTGGATAGGTGGGACTCCGATTTTAGTGGGATTAAGCAGAGAGTACAACAGGGACTATTCGCTAAGTATGGATGTAAAATATATACCAAGTGACAATGACAGAATAGAAGCTTTAAATAAAGGGGAGATACAGGCAACAGAAATGTCACTACCTGCATTTATGAAGTTTCAGGCAAAATACCCTGATGCTGGAGTTATAGTAGGTATTACGGATTTTTCACGCGGAGCAGATGGTATTGTTGCAAAAGCCGAAGTTAAAGACCTTAATGATATGGAAGGCAGGAAAGTATCCTTTGTTGCAGACGGTACAGGAAAATTCATATTAAACAAGTTTTTAAGGCTGGTTGGTTTGAGATATCAGGACATAGAACCTATTGAGAGAGAGGATATGTCGCAGGTAATTGAAGACTTGAAATCAGGAAATGCCGATTTGATTGTTTCGTGGAGCCCGGATATGAACATTGCAGTTAATGAGATAAATGCTGCTAATCCCGGTTCGGTAAAAGTTCTTATTACCACTAAGGAAGTTCCTGATTTGGTACCGACCATGCTGGTTGTAAATAAAGACTATGCACAAAATAATGCTGGAAAGGTAGAAAGTTTTATAAAAACCTGGTACGCTGCATCAAAGTATGTGATTGAAAAACCAGACAAGGCATATGAAAAGCTTGCTGAATTAATGACCGAAAAAGGTGAATACGGAGAAGTAGCTAAAAAGGATGTTGAAGCCTCATTTAAAGATATTAAGCTTATGTCGTTAAATGATAACTTAAGTTATTTTGGAGTAAATGGGAATGAAAACAAGTTGGATGGAATAATTAATGATACAGTTGAGACATGGAAGAGATATGGCGACATTGATCTGAATTTCAATTTGTCACAGGAGGTATCCAGTAAAGGATATCTGGGAAATGTAAAAAACTCTGAGGGCATTGAAGAACTTCTTGTAGGTGCTGTTGATTCAGAAATTTCAGGAAGTGCAAGTCAGGCTGAAGAGAAAAAGAAGGAGTTTAAGCAGCAGGATGCGCAGAGTATAGAGAAGAACACTGAAAGAGTAGCAAAAGTAGACATTCCACCTGTTTATTATGATTCAGGAAAGGCTACGGTTAAGGCGGAATCAATTGCAGTTCTTAATCAGGTAAAGGAAATGCTTTCTCAATTTCCGGAATACTATCTTATTATTGATGCTCACACAGATACTGTCGGAAATAATGAAAATAACCTTAAGCTTTCAAAAGACAGAGCTGATGAAGTTAAAAAATACCTTGTGCAAAAGGGTGTTGACGAGAAGCGAATAATTGCAAGAGGTTGGGGAGAGGATAGACCTATTGTTCCAAAAGAGAGCACTGAAGGTGATAAAGCAAAAAATAGAAGAACGGAATTCATTCTTACAAGAGAAATTGGATAA